The Methanohalophilus portucalensis genome window below encodes:
- the cdhA gene encoding CO dehydrogenase/acetyl-CoA synthase complex subunit alpha: protein MSELKTGTFSVSDLENVQINIGSIVGAIEKTAAEEGEVGPTIKPNISGLRDWDYKLLDRYNAVYTPMCDQCCYCTFGTCDLTGNKEGACGINMEGHNAREFMLRVITGASAHSGHGRHLLHHLIDKYGADYPLKVGQTNIIAPNVQMVTGKKPETLGDLEDALGYVEEQLVQLLACVHMGQEGEAIDFESKAMHGGMLDHVGMEVSDIAQISCLEMPKADEEPPLSEIGMGTIDSEKPVLLVIGHNVAGVTDIIDYMEDNDLTENMELCGLCCTALDMTRYRTEGGDVPKAKVVGTLAKELKMIRSGVPDVIVVDEQCVRADVLREARELMMPVITTNDKIMYGLPDRSEDDVEDIIDDLKSGREDGALILDFEKLGEVAPRLTQEMSKIRKEKGVVSLPTEEEFNELTSRCVHCLACELECPTNLPISDAMTAAEEGDLRAFELLHDKCVGCGRCEQACPKDIPVLNVIEKASQKVIRNEKGKVRVGRGQISDPEIREEGVNLVMGTTPGIIAMVGCSNYPDGTKDLYRIADEMLRRNYIVLMSGCSAMDLGMYQNDDGETLYEKYPAKFQKGNLINVGSCVSNSHITAAAIKVAAIFAQRNITGNYEEIADYVLNRVGAVGVAWGAYSQKASSIGTGCNRLGIPVILGPHGSKYRRALIGKPYEEDKWKVLDARNGETMDIPAAPEFLLTTAETIDEMMPMLAKNCIRPSDNNMGRMIKLTHYIELSEKYLGVLPDDWYRFVRSETDLPLARREELLKKLEQEYGWEIDWNKKKIVSGPTSKLDVSAQPTNVERLCKEA from the coding sequence ATGAGTGAACTTAAAACAGGGACATTCTCTGTCAGCGACCTGGAAAACGTCCAGATCAACATCGGAAGCATTGTAGGTGCTATCGAAAAAACCGCCGCTGAGGAAGGAGAAGTCGGGCCCACTATAAAACCAAATATCTCCGGACTGAGGGATTGGGACTATAAACTTCTAGACAGATATAACGCAGTCTACACGCCCATGTGTGACCAGTGTTGTTATTGTACATTCGGTACCTGTGACCTTACTGGGAACAAGGAAGGAGCATGTGGTATCAACATGGAAGGCCATAATGCCAGGGAATTCATGCTGCGTGTGATTACAGGAGCATCAGCTCACTCCGGTCACGGAAGACACCTACTCCACCACCTGATAGACAAGTACGGGGCAGATTATCCGCTTAAAGTCGGACAAACAAATATAATTGCTCCGAATGTCCAGATGGTAACAGGCAAAAAACCTGAAACTCTCGGTGATCTGGAAGACGCCCTGGGTTATGTGGAGGAACAACTCGTCCAGCTTCTTGCATGTGTCCATATGGGACAGGAAGGAGAGGCAATCGATTTTGAATCCAAGGCAATGCATGGTGGTATGCTCGATCATGTAGGAATGGAAGTTTCCGATATCGCACAGATTTCCTGTCTGGAAATGCCAAAAGCAGATGAAGAACCACCTCTCTCAGAAATTGGCATGGGAACAATTGACTCCGAAAAACCTGTACTGCTGGTTATCGGTCATAACGTTGCCGGAGTAACCGACATTATAGACTATATGGAAGACAATGACCTGACCGAAAATATGGAACTTTGTGGTCTGTGCTGTACCGCTCTGGACATGACAAGATACAGGACCGAAGGAGGAGACGTACCAAAGGCCAAGGTTGTCGGAACCCTAGCCAAAGAACTCAAGATGATACGCTCCGGTGTCCCTGATGTTATTGTTGTCGATGAACAGTGTGTACGCGCTGACGTGCTAAGGGAAGCCCGGGAACTGATGATGCCTGTCATAACAACCAATGACAAAATCATGTATGGCCTGCCTGACAGGTCCGAAGATGATGTTGAAGATATAATCGATGATCTCAAATCCGGCAGGGAAGATGGTGCCCTAATACTCGACTTTGAAAAACTCGGTGAAGTTGCCCCCAGACTTACACAGGAAATGTCAAAAATTCGTAAGGAAAAAGGTGTCGTATCCCTACCTACTGAAGAAGAGTTCAACGAACTTACCTCCAGATGTGTACATTGCCTTGCATGTGAACTCGAATGTCCAACTAACCTGCCAATCAGCGATGCCATGACCGCTGCTGAAGAAGGTGACCTCAGGGCTTTCGAACTATTGCATGATAAATGTGTAGGCTGTGGCAGATGTGAACAGGCATGTCCAAAGGATATACCTGTCCTAAATGTAATTGAAAAGGCGTCCCAGAAAGTAATCCGGAATGAAAAAGGTAAAGTTCGTGTCGGACGTGGCCAGATCAGTGATCCTGAAATTCGCGAAGAAGGCGTCAACCTAGTTATGGGTACCACACCAGGAATCATTGCAATGGTCGGATGTTCAAACTATCCTGATGGAACAAAAGACCTGTATCGGATAGCAGACGAAATGCTTCGCCGTAACTACATAGTCCTGATGTCCGGATGTTCTGCAATGGACCTTGGTATGTACCAGAACGATGACGGAGAGACCCTTTACGAGAAATATCCGGCAAAGTTCCAGAAAGGAAACCTTATCAATGTAGGTTCATGTGTTTCCAACTCCCATATCACAGCTGCTGCCATAAAAGTTGCCGCAATCTTTGCGCAACGTAATATCACGGGTAATTATGAAGAAATAGCTGATTATGTTCTCAACCGTGTTGGAGCTGTTGGTGTTGCATGGGGAGCATATTCCCAGAAAGCATCTTCAATTGGAACCGGATGTAATAGGCTTGGAATCCCTGTAATTCTTGGTCCTCACGGTTCAAAATACCGCAGAGCACTCATAGGCAAACCCTATGAAGAAGATAAATGGAAGGTCCTGGATGCAAGAAACGGGGAAACAATGGATATCCCGGCAGCTCCGGAGTTCTTGCTAACAACCGCAGAAACCATTGATGAAATGATGCCTATGCTTGCCAAGAACTGTATCCGTCCAAGTGACAACAATATGGGAAGAATGATCAAACTGACTCATTACATTGAGCTCAGTGAGAAATATCTCGGAGTGCTCCCTGATGACTGGTACCGTTTTGTCAGAAGTGAAACTGACTTGCCACTTGCAAGACGGGAAGAACTCCTTAAGAAACTTGAGCAGGAGTATGGATGGGAAATCGACTGGAATAAAAAGAAGATTGTATCCGGTCCGACCAGTAAACTGGATGTATCGGCCCAACCCACCAACGTGGAAAGATTGTGTAAGGAGGCTTAA
- a CDS encoding bifunctional fructose-bisphosphatase/inositol-phosphate phosphatase, with protein MQSIQSLLEVCNHASKEANESIKDLVGKRKAYQSVYMGADGTRTRLIDDRAEKAIFEVLKSYGNCRILSEEYGEYIPDKKPEITFIIDPLDGTYNAAHGIPFYSTSIAIGNADLSSIYFGYVKNLCTGDIYHAYKGGGAYLNGEPINTSNRKLLKNFSVSLYGYHNNVEHTLELSRKVRRVRILGSVALELCYVACGKLDAFVDIRNSLRLIDVAAGKLILEETNGMVTNGKGTELHLQDSVVNRLSMIASNGHAHRDILNFVGRKDESK; from the coding sequence ATGCAATCGATACAAAGCCTTCTTGAAGTTTGCAACCATGCTTCAAAAGAGGCTAACGAATCCATAAAAGACCTTGTCGGAAAAAGAAAAGCATATCAATCTGTTTATATGGGAGCAGATGGGACCCGCACAAGGCTGATCGATGACAGGGCTGAAAAGGCAATTTTTGAAGTGTTGAAAAGTTATGGCAATTGCCGCATCCTCAGTGAAGAATATGGGGAATATATTCCTGATAAAAAACCTGAAATAACTTTTATAATTGACCCTCTTGACGGCACATATAATGCAGCCCATGGAATCCCTTTTTATTCAACTTCCATTGCTATTGGCAATGCGGATCTTTCTTCAATCTACTTTGGATATGTTAAAAACCTCTGCACAGGTGATATATACCATGCATATAAAGGAGGAGGAGCATATCTAAATGGCGAACCAATAAATACATCCAACAGAAAACTATTAAAAAATTTCAGTGTCAGCCTTTATGGTTATCATAACAATGTGGAACATACCCTGGAACTTTCAAGAAAAGTAAGAAGGGTTCGGATACTGGGAAGCGTAGCCCTTGAACTCTGCTATGTTGCCTGCGGCAAACTTGATGCTTTTGTAGATATCAGAAATTCACTGAGGCTGATTGATGTTGCTGCAGGAAAACTTATCCTTGAAGAAACAAATGGCATGGTAACTAACGGAAAAGGTACAGAGTTACACCTTCAGGATAGTGTTGTAAACAGGCTTTCCATGATAGCATCAAACGGACATGCCCACAGGGACATACTCAATTTTGTGGGGAGAAAAGATGAAAGTAAATAA
- a CDS encoding type II glyceraldehyde-3-phosphate dehydrogenase: protein MTVKVAINGYGTIGKRVADAVSVQDDMEIIGVAKTRPNFEAFMAKKKGYDVFAPEDRIKGMEKANLEVEGSIDDMLERADVVVDCTPGGIGEKNKSIYEKAGVKAIWQGGEDHELAGCSFNAQSNYEEAIGRDFVRVVSCNTTGLCRVIKPLDDEFGVNKARVTLMRRAADPGDIKKGPINAIVPNPIKLPSHHGPDVKTVLPGIDIATTAVKLPTTLMHLHTVNMELNSECTAEEVEALLARQSRVRFVGQGITSTAEVMEMARDMNRPRCDMWENCVWNESITIYEGELYFFQGIHQESDVIPENIDAIRAMMEIEKDGTKSVSKTNKAMGI, encoded by the coding sequence ATGACAGTCAAAGTTGCAATAAACGGTTACGGAACCATCGGAAAGAGAGTTGCAGACGCTGTAAGCGTCCAGGACGACATGGAAATAATTGGAGTAGCAAAGACCCGCCCTAATTTTGAAGCTTTTATGGCAAAGAAAAAGGGATATGATGTGTTTGCACCTGAAGATAGAATAAAGGGGATGGAAAAGGCAAACCTTGAAGTTGAAGGTTCCATTGACGATATGCTTGAAAGAGCAGATGTCGTTGTAGACTGTACACCCGGCGGAATTGGTGAAAAGAACAAATCAATTTACGAAAAAGCAGGTGTCAAAGCTATCTGGCAGGGCGGGGAAGACCACGAACTTGCAGGTTGTTCATTCAATGCACAGAGCAATTATGAAGAAGCAATCGGAAGGGATTTTGTACGGGTAGTATCCTGTAATACGACCGGTCTCTGCAGAGTCATCAAACCTCTTGATGACGAATTTGGAGTAAACAAAGCAAGAGTGACCCTGATGAGAAGGGCTGCTGACCCCGGGGATATCAAGAAAGGACCGATCAATGCTATTGTTCCCAATCCCATTAAACTGCCTTCCCATCACGGCCCGGATGTCAAAACCGTCCTCCCCGGCATCGATATCGCTACTACAGCTGTGAAACTTCCTACTACACTTATGCACCTGCACACTGTCAACATGGAACTGAATAGCGAATGTACGGCAGAAGAAGTAGAAGCTTTACTGGCCAGACAGTCCCGTGTGCGTTTTGTCGGACAGGGAATAACTTCCACGGCCGAGGTAATGGAAATGGCTCGTGATATGAACCGCCCAAGGTGTGACATGTGGGAAAACTGTGTATGGAACGAATCTATCACGATATATGAAGGAGAACTATACTTCTTCCAGGGAATCCATCAGGAATCAGATGTGATTCCCGAAAATATCGATGCAATACGTGCTATGATGGAAATCGAAAAGGACGGAACAAAGTCCGTATCAAAAACTAACAAAGCAATGGGTATCTAA
- a CDS encoding rhomboid family intramembrane serine protease, whose amino-acid sequence MDNQCWICGKKEPVMYTCRYCGKTFCSDHRLPERHGCEGLGDGTRFSSAQNAAGSSGARGRSTSGTDQIVKDFFKEATKNAAKGAAGSAFNRTKRSFYTSPSMAIIIICIFSFFLELLLGQPYYTLFQLEPGNILSRPWTLISHMFLHASLGHLFFNMLVLYFFGRILERRIGNSMFIYLYFISGVVAALGFIATTSTSYPMVGASGAIMGVFATLAILEPNLPVYVFFFPMTIKSALILFVIVDLFFMYMNISGDMIAHAAHLSGVFVGIIVGRRLKKNLKVPRGSLYRRW is encoded by the coding sequence TTGGATAACCAATGCTGGATATGCGGAAAGAAAGAGCCAGTGATGTATACATGCCGCTACTGTGGCAAAACATTTTGTTCTGATCATCGTCTTCCTGAAAGGCATGGCTGTGAAGGCCTGGGCGATGGAACACGTTTCAGCTCTGCACAAAATGCAGCTGGAAGTAGTGGTGCCAGAGGCCGCAGTACTTCCGGTACAGATCAAATAGTGAAGGATTTTTTTAAAGAAGCCACCAAAAATGCTGCAAAAGGTGCTGCCGGGAGTGCATTTAACAGGACTAAACGCTCCTTTTATACTAGTCCATCAATGGCTATAATAATTATATGTATATTTTCATTTTTCCTGGAGCTCCTGTTGGGTCAGCCCTATTATACTTTATTCCAGCTTGAACCGGGTAATATTCTATCCAGGCCCTGGACTTTGATTTCTCATATGTTTCTCCATGCAAGTCTTGGTCACCTGTTCTTCAATATGCTTGTTCTCTATTTCTTTGGCAGGATACTGGAGAGGCGTATTGGCAATTCAATGTTTATTTACCTGTATTTTATTTCCGGGGTAGTTGCAGCTTTAGGTTTTATTGCAACGACCTCTACTAGTTACCCGATGGTAGGGGCCAGTGGGGCAATAATGGGTGTTTTTGCAACCCTTGCAATTCTTGAACCAAATCTGCCTGTATATGTCTTTTTCTTCCCAATGACTATCAAATCTGCTCTAATACTCTTTGTGATAGTGGACTTATTTTTTATGTACATGAATATTTCCGGGGACATGATAGCTCATGCAGCCCATTTGAGCGGAGTTTTTGTTGGCATCATTGTGGGACGCAGACTTAAAAAGAACTTAAAGGTTCCTCGTGGTTCCTTATACAGGCGGTGGTGA
- a CDS encoding helix-turn-helix domain-containing protein: MAKKEMYPIKEKMSIESLEKRIRYIEYLTKVLTRLYFIRYRYKGFSVEESAKKTGVTKRIGYIWQRRWNRDGYPGLFPKYGGGRPSKLSEEQKYELKNILREKKKWKTSDVQAIIKEKFNVDYSSKQVKVIIDSLS; encoded by the coding sequence ATGGCAAAAAAAGAAATGTATCCTATTAAAGAAAAGATGAGCATAGAAAGCCTGGAAAAAAGGATAAGATACATAGAATACCTTACAAAAGTTTTGACCCGACTGTACTTCATAAGATACCGATACAAAGGTTTTTCAGTGGAAGAATCTGCAAAAAAAACAGGCGTCACAAAAAGGATTGGTTACATATGGCAGAGAAGATGGAATCGGGATGGATACCCCGGATTATTTCCCAAATATGGTGGTGGCAGACCTTCAAAACTCAGTGAAGAACAGAAGTACGAACTGAAAAACATACTTCGGGAAAAAAAGAAATGGAAAACTTCTGATGTACAGGCAATTATAAAAGAAAAATTTAATGTGGATTATTCATCAAAACAAGTAAAAGTGATTATTGATTCCTTATCTTAA
- a CDS encoding NAD(+)/NADH kinase: MKVNKIGITSKYDSPQALEMVETIVKRFTSQIKIFLDEGSFDMLNLPETERMPVENMKEAGANLMISIGGDGTVLRSISRMDDPLPLLGINMGMLGFLVDVMPEEAIPTIENVLEGFEYTERCRIAVNLNGAELPCATNEVVLTTARPAKILTFRVTVDGCMIEEFRSDGVVIATPTGSTAYAMSAGGPILDPRVNATLIVPLAPFKLSARPWVVPSDRPIKVEITIPEKEAAVVIDGQHTYTMKKEDTVCLTKAKNPARFVVTERSGFYEKVQSKLR; encoded by the coding sequence ATGAAAGTAAATAAAATTGGTATAACCTCTAAATATGATAGTCCGCAAGCCCTGGAAATGGTTGAGACTATTGTGAAAAGGTTCACTTCACAAATTAAGATTTTTCTGGATGAAGGGTCCTTTGACATGCTTAATCTTCCTGAAACAGAACGAATGCCTGTGGAAAATATGAAAGAAGCAGGTGCCAACCTGATGATTTCAATCGGAGGAGACGGCACTGTTCTGCGCAGCATATCCAGGATGGATGATCCACTACCACTTCTGGGAATTAACATGGGCATGCTGGGTTTCCTTGTGGATGTGATGCCTGAAGAGGCAATTCCTACAATCGAGAATGTGCTGGAAGGATTCGAATATACCGAACGTTGTCGTATTGCAGTCAATCTCAACGGTGCAGAATTACCCTGTGCAACAAATGAAGTTGTACTAACCACAGCCAGACCTGCCAAGATACTAACATTCCGGGTAACGGTTGACGGGTGTATGATAGAAGAGTTCAGATCTGACGGAGTAGTAATCGCTACCCCCACAGGTTCCACAGCCTATGCTATGAGTGCCGGAGGACCTATTCTGGATCCCAGGGTCAATGCTACCCTCATAGTACCTCTTGCCCCATTCAAACTTTCAGCCCGCCCCTGGGTGGTACCTTCTGACAGGCCCATAAAGGTCGAAATAACTATTCCGGAAAAGGAAGCTGCTGTTGTTATCGATGGGCAGCATACTTACACAATGAAAAAAGAAGATACCGTTTGTCTTACAAAAGCAAAAAATCCTGCTCGTTTTGTAGTGACTGAACGTAGTGGTTTCTATGAGAAAGTGCAATCAAAACTTCGATGA
- a CDS encoding methyltransferase cognate corrinoid protein yields MGKQEMYDKLRDAIVNQDINGAGPLVQEALDAGLTPFEIINDGLSVGMKIIGDKFEAAEVYLPQIMMSAKAMKAAMEILDPILAEDETSESVGTCIKFVQEGDIHDIGHRLVATMLGANGFTVIDMGVDVPNDKVIEEVAAHKGEKLMLSGSALMTTSMLGQKDVMRLLEEEGLRDSVKVMFGGAPVTDSWIKEIGADATAENAAEAANVALELMKK; encoded by the coding sequence ATGGGAAAACAGGAAATGTATGATAAACTCAGAGATGCGATTGTCAATCAGGACATCAATGGTGCTGGTCCTCTTGTCCAGGAAGCCCTGGATGCAGGTTTAACTCCTTTCGAGATCATCAACGATGGTCTGTCTGTGGGTATGAAGATCATCGGTGACAAATTCGAAGCCGCCGAAGTCTATCTTCCACAGATAATGATGTCTGCAAAGGCCATGAAAGCTGCCATGGAAATTCTTGATCCAATCCTTGCAGAGGACGAGACCTCAGAATCCGTTGGGACCTGCATCAAGTTCGTCCAGGAAGGCGACATCCACGATATAGGTCACAGGCTTGTTGCAACCATGCTCGGTGCAAACGGTTTCACCGTTATCGACATGGGTGTTGACGTACCCAACGACAAGGTCATCGAAGAAGTAGCAGCCCACAAAGGCGAGAAACTTATGCTCTCCGGCTCTGCCCTTATGACCACTTCCATGCTCGGCCAGAAAGACGTCATGCGTCTGCTTGAAGAAGAAGGTCTCCGTGACTCTGTAAAAGTAATGTTCGGTGGCGCTCCGGTCACAGATTCCTGGATTAAGGAAATCGGTGCTGACGCAACAGCAGAAAACGCAGCAGAAGCAGCAAATGTGGCTCTTGAATTAATGAAAAAATAA
- a CDS encoding CooT family nickel-binding protein encodes MCELKAVLERGEGNRDIIMESTTRVIVEGDEIELTGIFGERENVQGSIKEINFSKGELIILGND; translated from the coding sequence ATGTGTGAACTAAAAGCGGTTCTGGAAAGGGGAGAAGGAAATAGAGATATTATTATGGAGTCAACTACACGTGTAATTGTGGAAGGAGATGAAATTGAACTTACAGGCATATTCGGTGAAAGAGAAAATGTTCAGGGTTCTATAAAGGAAATCAATTTCTCAAAGGGAGAGCTTATAATACTCGGAAATGATTAA
- the cdhB gene encoding CO dehydrogenase/acetyl-CoA synthase complex subunit epsilon, giving the protein MADVSKNLKVYTTYGPKSAKGTKPAIVAKMIEKAKRPLFVVGSDVLEEKLLARAQAIAKKGIPVAATGHSIKGFIDEEEVDAKYINIHFLGTFLCDPKWGGLDDNGCYDLIILLGHKKYYINQVLSGLKNFSDLKTINIGRHYTQNATMSFGNTTPEVHLEALDELIDNL; this is encoded by the coding sequence ATGGCTGATGTTTCAAAAAACCTGAAGGTCTATACAACATATGGGCCTAAATCTGCCAAGGGTACAAAGCCAGCTATTGTAGCAAAGATGATCGAAAAAGCTAAAAGGCCTCTCTTCGTTGTTGGCTCGGATGTCCTGGAGGAAAAGCTCCTTGCCCGTGCACAAGCCATAGCAAAGAAAGGTATTCCTGTAGCTGCTACCGGGCATTCCATAAAGGGATTTATCGATGAAGAGGAAGTGGATGCAAAATATATCAACATCCATTTCCTTGGTACTTTTCTTTGTGACCCTAAATGGGGTGGGTTGGATGATAACGGATGTTATGATCTGATAATCCTGCTTGGACATAAGAAATATTATATTAATCAAGTTCTTTCAGGACTGAAGAATTTTTCAGACCTGAAAACAATTAACATAGGAAGACATTATACCCAAAATGCTACCATGTCTTTTGGTAATACTACACCCGAAGTACATCTGGAAGCACTTGACGAACTTATTGATAACCTTTGA
- a CDS encoding damage-control phosphatase ARMT1 family protein: MKMDPRCTYCLLSRVHYEAELATDDPNKIYRAITECMDVMRNTYRPGVAAGVVSTAVHRKAYEIIENNDPYYNLKELSNSTAQQVYPVAKELIYQNGPSLEEAFRRAILASVIGNYFDFGVMGFDVGEDVFDETFRNVFYKGLDVDDTSEMFKMLDNVVYVADNCGEIILDTFVFDLIKKAGGNITLVVRGDPILTDVTMEDVRQLNLEDKVDRVLTTGCNAIGVAFDEAPQELLEAFDKASLIISKGMANYETLSERKMGPIAYLLQTKCESVAHDMGLEKGYSVAKIMR; the protein is encoded by the coding sequence ATGAAAATGGACCCACGATGTACTTACTGCCTTCTTTCAAGAGTACACTATGAAGCAGAGCTTGCAACAGACGACCCAAATAAAATATACAGGGCAATTACAGAGTGTATGGATGTGATGCGAAATACCTACAGGCCGGGTGTTGCTGCAGGAGTGGTATCAACCGCTGTACACAGGAAAGCCTATGAAATAATTGAAAACAACGATCCATATTATAACTTAAAGGAACTTAGCAATAGTACGGCACAACAAGTATACCCTGTTGCTAAAGAACTTATCTATCAAAATGGACCTTCACTGGAAGAAGCATTCAGAAGAGCGATACTTGCATCAGTTATAGGGAACTATTTCGACTTTGGTGTAATGGGTTTTGATGTTGGAGAAGATGTATTTGATGAAACATTCAGGAATGTCTTCTACAAAGGACTTGACGTTGACGATACATCCGAAATGTTCAAAATGCTTGATAATGTGGTTTATGTAGCGGACAATTGCGGCGAAATAATCCTTGATACATTTGTTTTTGACCTTATCAAAAAAGCGGGAGGCAATATAACACTTGTCGTGCGGGGAGATCCAATACTAACCGATGTAACTATGGAAGATGTCAGGCAACTCAATCTGGAAGATAAAGTTGACAGGGTTTTGACTACAGGCTGTAATGCAATCGGAGTTGCTTTTGATGAGGCACCGCAAGAATTACTAGAGGCTTTTGACAAAGCAAGTCTTATTATAAGCAAAGGTATGGCAAATTACGAAACCCTTTCAGAAAGGAAAATGGGCCCCATCGCTTACCTACTGCAGACAAAATGCGAAAGTGTTGCACATGATATGGGTCTTGAGAAAGGTTATTCGGTTGCCAAAATTATGAGGTGA
- a CDS encoding TIGR00288 family NYN domain-containing protein has translation MQNVKTGFNSIVKYLSTKKEVGRRSIGLLVDGPNVLRKEFDVNLEEIRDVLKEYGNVKIGRVFLNQYASNKLVEAVENNGFEPVICSSDVDVRLAVEGMDLVHNPNIDTLALVTRDADFKPLLNKANEHGKETIIFGVEPGFSTALRNSSDYVVILNTGEVSIPEEEMS, from the coding sequence ATGCAGAATGTAAAAACCGGATTTAATTCCATAGTCAAATACCTGAGTACTAAAAAGGAAGTAGGGCGGCGGAGTATTGGACTTCTTGTAGACGGCCCCAATGTCCTGAGAAAGGAATTTGATGTAAATTTAGAAGAAATAAGGGATGTATTGAAAGAGTACGGTAATGTCAAGATAGGACGTGTTTTCCTTAATCAGTATGCTTCTAATAAACTTGTAGAAGCTGTGGAAAACAATGGTTTCGAACCTGTCATTTGTTCAAGCGATGTGGATGTAAGGCTTGCTGTTGAGGGAATGGATCTTGTTCATAATCCCAACATTGATACTCTTGCACTTGTGACAAGAGATGCTGACTTTAAACCCTTGTTGAATAAAGCAAATGAACACGGGAAAGAAACTATAATCTTTGGTGTAGAACCTGGATTTTCAACTGCCCTTAGAAATTCTTCTGACTATGTTGTAATTTTGAATACAGGAGAGGTTTCGATACCTGAAGAAGAGATGTCTTAA
- a CDS encoding homocitrate synthase family protein, producing MAPNNEYSRNEMMDFIDIEPLDIEICDVTLRDGEQTPGVAFSKEEKMDLASELDAIGIEVIEAGFPVVSSSEKETIKEISNMGLNAKTCCLARSIIGDVDAAIDCDVDIVSIFIALSDLHLKHKYHRSCSDVLGCSMEAVEYAKDHGLKVRFAAEDATRTPIPTLQHAFQEAEKYNVDYVSIADTIGILNPSTTKYLVEKIKEKVHTPICIHCHNDIGLATANTLAAAEAGAKQLHTTVNGIGERAGNAPLEEVLVALRVQYGIENYDTTHLNGLARKVEDYSGLTTPVNKAIVGKHAFTHESGIHVMAILEEPRTYELFSPEMVGGVRNLIVGKHTGLKALKGIIKDMGNSLEHEELCALMEKIKNCTEIKRGISRPRLEEMIDDIRSCKRDDEI from the coding sequence ATGGCTCCAAATAATGAGTATTCCAGAAATGAGATGATGGATTTTATTGATATCGAACCTCTTGATATAGAAATATGTGATGTGACCCTCAGGGACGGTGAACAAACTCCCGGTGTTGCATTTAGCAAAGAAGAGAAAATGGACCTGGCAAGTGAACTGGATGCAATTGGTATCGAGGTTATTGAAGCCGGATTTCCTGTCGTTTCTTCTTCTGAAAAAGAAACCATAAAGGAAATTAGCAATATGGGGCTGAATGCAAAAACGTGTTGCCTGGCACGTTCCATCATAGGGGATGTCGATGCTGCTATTGATTGTGATGTTGATATAGTGAGCATATTCATAGCTCTTTCAGACCTTCATTTGAAGCATAAATACCACCGATCATGCAGCGATGTACTGGGTTGCTCGATGGAAGCAGTAGAATATGCAAAAGACCATGGACTTAAAGTAAGGTTTGCCGCAGAGGATGCAACGCGTACACCCATACCCACCCTACAACATGCATTTCAGGAAGCAGAAAAATACAATGTTGATTATGTAAGCATCGCTGATACCATAGGAATATTAAATCCTTCAACTACCAAATACCTGGTTGAAAAGATAAAAGAAAAAGTACATACACCCATATGCATTCACTGTCACAATGATATCGGACTTGCCACTGCAAATACTTTAGCAGCAGCTGAGGCAGGGGCAAAGCAACTCCATACCACCGTAAATGGTATTGGAGAAAGAGCAGGAAACGCACCTCTTGAAGAAGTACTTGTAGCCCTTCGTGTACAGTACGGAATCGAAAATTACGATACCACACATCTTAATGGTCTTGCAAGAAAAGTTGAAGATTATTCCGGCCTTACAACTCCCGTGAATAAAGCTATTGTGGGCAAACATGCCTTCACGCATGAATCCGGGATACACGTCATGGCAATCCTGGAAGAGCCGCGGACTTACGAACTCTTTTCCCCGGAAATGGTTGGTGGGGTCCGAAACCTTATAGTCGGTAAGCATACAGGCCTGAAAGCCTTAAAAGGGATAATTAAGGACATGGGAAATTCCCTTGAACACGAAGAATTATGTGCATTAATGGAAAAAATAAAGAATTGTACAGAAATCAAACGTGGAATTTCAAGGCCACGTCTGGAAGAAATGATCGATGATATAAGGTCCTGTAAAAGAGATGATGAAATTTAA